The DNA region GGTCACAGTGCCAGCCTGCTTACCCCGGAGGATGTGCAAAGTGCGGATCTGATCCTGACTATGACCGGCATGCACCGCCGGCAGGTGCGCAGCATGGTGCCGGGGTGTGAAAATAAAATCTTTACCCTGGCGGAATATGCCAGAGTCGGAGCCGATGTACCCGATCCCATCGGGGGGCCGGAAGAAACATACAGGGCCTGTGCCAGGGAAATGCAAACCATGGTTAAGCAAGCATTGCAAGAGTTTTTATACAGGGAAAAAAAGGACAAGCCTGATTAGAATAAATTCTGCCCAATGTAAAGGAAAAAGGCAGTTAATGTAGAAATTTTGAAGAACTATTGATTCTATCAGAAAAGGAGATATTTCATTGCAACTGGCAATAGCATCAGATCACGGTGGACTCCAACTTAAGACGGAAATCATAGATTATCTAAAGGAAGTAGCAATTGATTGTCAAGACTTTGGTACCT from Bacillota bacterium includes:
- a CDS encoding low molecular weight protein arginine phosphatase, whose protein sequence is MVKKKVIFVCTGNTCRSSMAQALAENILQQMDTSELEIEIASAGTTALPGMPAAENAIKVLSSMGIDLKGHSASLLTPEDVQSADLILTMTGMHRRQVRSMVPGCENKIFTLAEYARVGADVPDPIGGPEETYRACAREMQTMVKQALQEFLYREKKDKPD